A region of Takifugu rubripes chromosome 6, fTakRub1.2, whole genome shotgun sequence DNA encodes the following proteins:
- the cldn23.1 gene encoding claudin-23 — MPTRSAQEWMRTSLRTPGILIFGLVLSPCGWVLDLTATVAPNWRTLHNLPNTPVDTFLQQGIWDICRATSTESRAECGLQDTTYFNHEIIPVAQGLMVASLVVTIIGLIVAIPGVRCWRDNPNWTVAGLGGLLIFISGVFTIIPISWYTHLINEIPSSSPLTDVRVGYCIVLGFIGGIFEILAGFVMFIGICRCCGGKNRGERRVEEVMEERYKQQKPEPRRFEVPSLNRARSSVSSSVPYSKDSLDDDVSFPRAKSPAARSINTTVSSRPYDADL, encoded by the coding sequence ATGCCCACACGGTCTGCGCAGGAGTGGATGCGGACTTCGCTGCGGACTCCCGGGATCCTGATCTTCGGGCTGGTGCTGTCTCCCTGCGGCTGGGTCCTGGACCTCACCGCGACGGTGGCACCGAACTGGAGGACTCTGCACAACCTTCCCAACACCCCGGTCGACACGTTCCTCCAGCAGGGCATATGGGACATCTGCAGGGCCActtccactgagtccagggcgGAGTGCGGCCTGCAGGACACCACCTACTTCAACCACGAGATCATCCCGGTGGCTCAGGGCCTGATGGTGGCCTCCCTGGTGGTCACCATCATCGGCCTGATCGTGGCCATCCCGGGCGTCCGCTGCTGGAGAGACAACCCGAACTGGACGGTGGCCGGCCTGGGAGGCCTGCTGATCTTCATCTCGGGTGTGTTCACCATCATCCCGATCTCCTGGTACACCCACCTCATCAACGAGATCCCGTCCTCCTCGCCTCTCACGGACGTGCGCGTCGGCTATTGCATCGTGCTGGGCTTCATCGGCGGGATCTTTGAAATCCTGGCCGGCTTCGTCATGTTCATCGGGATCTGCCGCTGCTGCGGCGGCAAGAACCGCGGGGAGCGgcgggtggaggaggtgatggaggagcgCTACAAGCAGCAGAAGCCGGAGCCCCGAAGGTTCGAGGTCCCGAGCCTGAACCGGGCCAGGagcagcgtcagcagcagcGTGCCGTACTCCAAAGACTCCCTGGATGACGACGTGTCCTTCCCCCGCGCGAAGAGCCCCGCAGCCCGCTCCATCAACACCACCGTCAGCAGCAGACCCTACGATGCCGACCTGTGA